ATCAGTTGTTGactttatgtaaacaaacaaaatatgatcATATATTCTGTGTAACTAGTCATCTAAAAGGCAACAGACAATATTCTgcttgttaaagaaaatggacaatTATCCCGACGTACGTGAACAAAGGGTTCGACACCAGTGTTTGTTATAACAAATGTTTCTAATAGAGAGAAGACATTCatgaggggtttttttgttttcaagtgaAACCAATGATCCAAAATGTGCCTCTAAGAGTCTCAGTATAAAGGgccattttatgtgttttccaTAAATATCCACATAGGGACATCCCTAAGTGGATATGCAAAACGTAGGGGAAGATGGACAGGATTGGACCTTATTTGGCCTTAATTATAACTACTGcatatgtttcttttgttggttttatttgattatgagGTTGAAAACTGTGATTCTATCTTCTTGATGTAACAGACCAGGGCTGACTTCTGTAAATGATGCACTGCAACACAACTTATAGATGCCCTCGACACTGACACTAGAGCCgtttcagcagatttttgtatttagggttgCTTTACTTAAATGTAAGTTTTCGTTTTTAATGCGTAACCCCCTGCTAACAAAAGTACACTCTGTCAGGAGGGTGGGGACCTGGAGAAGCAAAAACTGCGGCAGACACTCAAAGCCAGGGAGTGGGATGAGCTGATGTCCAGcaagaagaagatgaaggtgCTGGAGCCTGTGGTGAGAGGCTGCGTTTGGGAGGCCGACAGAGCCGGTCTGGAGGCCTTCCAGCTTTATGCTGTGTGTCTGGTTGAGCCATTACCCACAGCGGACTCCAGTCCGAGtccagaggagctgctgcagaagggTCAGAGAGAAGAGCAACGTAAGTCCACTTCATCTGATTGGTTCTGTGTATCTATGGTGGAGAAATGCTCTGTTTGAACAGTCCTTTAGCAGCTTTAGGTGCTGTTGTATGTGTGCCACCACCACGTATATAACTatgagtttatttaagttaaataagTTTAGTGTGGATTTGTCTAACATTTAGTTCCCACATTATTCATTAGTAGGTGTATTTATTAAGCAGCATCTTAACGAATCATACATAACTCCTATGACTTTATCCACTTTGTGAGGCGCTAAAACTGTACTGACctataaacacagacacaattGGCTTATTTTAATCAGTATAACAAGTAGTGATGGACAAATTAAGCTTTTCTGAAGCACTGAAGCTTCCTTTGGAAAAGGGTTTATTATTCGAAGCTTTCCAACACAGTCTTCTTTGGCACCATCTTGTGGCAAAAGGTATGAAGAGCcgcttaaagaaacaaaatgaagcgCTCTATCATGACGGAGTTGAAAGCTGTTTAttatcatgagatatttctgtctgttttcactgTGCTGCTTTGAACAGGTGTTTTTGTGGGTGAAATAataaagttatggttgtttatggtttatataaataaactcagaCGGCAGAATGTCCTCTCTGGCTCCATGTATTACTATCGCGTTGGTTCGTTATTGCGCAATACTTCCCCTCCAAAACACACCACAAATCCCGTCAATGATTCACATCTTATTAAACCTTTTGAATCAGGCACTCGAGCGGTGAAGTAACTTCAACACTTTCAAAGCTTTGTACGTCACTGATCACGTGACTTCTGCTGAACGAATCGCGCTCCGACACAGACCTTCTGAAACAGTGTTGGTTTTTTACGATACATACGCCGGAGCTCCAGCTTCAATTTGCCCATCACTCACTCATCCAAGCGCAAAGTTATAATTTAGCTCAGTTATTTTTCTCTAGAAAAAAAGTAAACCGAGCATTTGCTGTTCTCTGGCAGTGACATTATATTACTTTAGACATCATTATTTAAGCAtcgttacatttttttaaaactttttttacatCCTCCTCTCACAGTACTCGGTCAGCTGCTCCCTCTGCTGCACGGAAATCCCAACAGCAGCAAAGTGATCATCAACGAGTTTCAGGAGTTTTGTCGCCAGCAGACTTCCTCGCCGTCATCACCTTCTGATCCATCCAGCCCTCAGAGCTCACCAGAAAACATTCCCACcaggtgggggaaaaaacaaaacttttggtCAActttaagagattttttttatatatatttaacgtTTCCTGCCTTATCAGGTTGAATGAATCTTTTCCCACATTTCTTCGTCTTTCATTAGGATACAGCTGAAGCGGCTCATTAAAAAGAGCGCTGTTTACGAGAAACGCTCGTCCTTCAGGCGCTGCTGCTGGTACGTGCACGCGGAGGTGCTGTCCCGTTTCGGCCAGGAGGCCCTCCCGGTTCCGTGCCAGTGGACGCACGTGACGACGGGCGCTCGGGAGGAGCCGCGTGAAGAAGCCCAGGCGCCTCCGGGCTCTCAGGGAAACTCCCCCACAACGCCGCAGACCTCCGCGGCTCACTCATCCTCCAACAAGAGGAAGAGCGCCGGCAGCATGTCAATCACCAAGTTCATGAAGAGATGCACCGATTCTGAGCAGGTACCTAAAACCCGCTGAGCTTTTAGACATTTGAGTCACCCTCTGGTGTTTTGAAGGactttaaagaacaaatcagactgatttatttttgttttgttttattctttgttagACTGAAGCTGATGGTTTTCAGGCTGACACTGAAGACGACTGTGAGGAGGACTGTGTCATTATCTCTACTCAGAGTGGTGAGTAATAAGAAAACAAGTCATTGTTGGCTACATAAACACTGATGAATAttttcaggtaaaaataaaCGTGACTTGTGACTTTTTAGGCCCCAAAAGAGAGAAGGCCTTGGGTGAGGGAGACGGTCCAATGGAGGTCAGTCCCTCTgattcagctgttgtctctgggACCAGATCTGTCCCCGCGGTCTGAGGACAAACCAGACTGTTCCCCGAAATCCAcactagttttgtttttcctcattaaaCTTACCCATCCTGGTGCTAAACTCTGCACCCCAAGACCGAATGAAATCCTCCAGAAAGAAGAACGACGGATCTCGCCCCTCACTaacttttttggtttgttttgtttttatgttgatatcttgtttaaaaacttaaaaaaaaaaacaacatgtggaAAGAATCAAAGCAGCTGGTTTAATTATCAGGCCCAGATATAAAGAAAGTatctggaaaattaaaaaaaaaagccatttaattATGGTTTTCAAAAATAGAAATTCCCAAACTTATTGGTTGTCTTCTGGTCTCAGTGTAAATAGTATATCATAAATTAGTGCCGGGAAACAAGAGGCTGAAAGTCCATCTGTACATTTCTGTGATCTCCTtggtttcatttattgtttctaaatcTGACAACTCACTGGAGTAGCTGAGAGATCTGTACTTGTACATTTAGATGCAgtgtcagtgttttataaatatgtatttttcaagATTACTTGAACAAGATTAAGCCATTAAACGTAAATAAAAGTACTGAAGCTTGCAGATTCTTTATTCCCTTTCATCGCCCCTCCGGGTTGAAGAAACAGGTGTATTGTGggtgaaaacactgaagaaaaataagaatcaCATCAATCTGCTTTTCACAGAAATGTGGagtttaaaaaagggaaacgtCGTCAGCTCCTGTTTAATGTTTATCCTCCAAACTGAGCCTAAATCAGAGTGAACGCTTTGTTAAACTAAACACTCTACtttaaaaccattaaatatGAGGTTTATTACATAAAGCTTTCAGTTGGTGGCTCCTTAATAAAGAGGCTGCTGAATATTAACTAAATCTGTTTGGTGTATATCTGGTTTTATTACAGAAACACTTAGAGGGTCTATAGTGTCCAGAATTAAAGCCGAAACAAAAACtactaaagaaaacaagtttttctttagtaGACAAGTGCGTCAACACTGCTCACACAGCAGTTTATAGTAGGATTATTGTCACAACATTACATTTACTGGTCTTAAagctcttcttctgttttatatcAGTGTTAATGTGTCCTTTAATCTACGTCTTTCCTGTTTGAATTTAAACTCACACTTGTTGGTAAACCTTTTCACTCGCTCAGAGAAGCTTCTGGGACGTTTTTGCCTCGTATTTTcgtttattaaagaaaatatgcagGGTGGAGTCATCTTTATTACAGGCAGGTTCAAAAGCAACAACTCGGAGCGTGGCATTAAAATCACAGCTGCTCGTTAACTTTACAAAAGTTTACAACGCGTGTTAACGATTTAAAGCCCGACAGAAATGTGGATTTTCCTTCATCGACACTCAAACTGGACAAGAAATGCTCGACCTCATCTTTTCTCTTTAATCAACAGCTGCTCTAACTTGGATCTGCATCAAATATGAAAATATCTTGTTAATATTTATGAGTTTGAATGATGAGTCATTTTAACCTCTggaaaactaattatttttatccagttaagagagagaaaataaatttatgtgaTTATCTTAAGGCCAGAGGGAGTTGGTAATCTGAGGATTATTCCTAATCTTCGACCGTCAAACTTTTCCGTGTTTGATGTTTACATTTAGAGGCGATTTTCCACCTAAAGATGTTTCTTCAAAGTGCTTAGGACCGATCCAATTCAAGCTAATATATCTGAACTGATATGAAGTTATCACTGTCCAGTTATTAGCCAGAAAAGTAGGTTTACGGTTCATCGGTTGGTCTTGACAGAAGTACAAGacggggaggaaaaaaaaaagtgcaaggCCACTGCAGAGACGAGGCCAGACGGGCAGCAGAAGCTTACATGTTTACAGTACGGGAGCCAGCCTCCCATCAGAGATGATCGTCAGTAAACACTGAATTCACCTTGaacactgattaaaaacaaacaagacttcCATAAAACAAACGGCACCGACGAGCAGAGATGTTTACAGTGAGCTACGTGAACAAAACCAAGTCTCCACATGCTTTAATAGCTACTGAACGGTCAGATCGTGGAACAGAAGCACTGCTGCCACAGGATTTAACAtgtaagaacaataaaaaaatcaaacaaacttgGGTTTAGCTTTGTCTTTAACACGTTAGTAGTGCTGCGGAGACTGAAGGGTGTCCTCACATGGGAGGATATGCTCAAAATAAATCCATCAGGGTGAAGCTCCCCCAGTTTCTATCTTTAATTaggatttttgtaaaaaataaatacatcactAGTCACGGGGCAGTTTCACCCCAACGGGGGCGAGGAGacggggagggggtgggggtgtacAGTGAGGACGGAAGGGACTTCTCAGCTCAGCGTTCGGATGGTTTCCAGCAGCTCTGGTTTCAGGAGGGTGGGGCTTTTCCCACCTGCAGCAGCGATATCAGCCTGAACAGCTGCGTCCCAGGCAAACGTGAGCAGGGCACCAGGGACCTGCAACACACGGGGGGGGAGATGATAACTGCGTCAAACAGAAAGTGGAGCGCAAACAAACTACATGAATGCGTCACATAACTCCGCCCAACTTACCAAGTTCGATTCGACGAGGGAAACTTCCTCGGACTCCTGTAGCTTCTGACCTCCGGGAGCGATGAGTTCGAAGGGCTGCCAGCCGTCCACCAGAGACGCTCGCACAAATTCAAAGAGCGCAGGCAGCCGGTCCCAGGCGTAAAATGTGCctgtggagggggggggggaatcacGTCATCTTTACAGAGTCTCAAATACATTAATCGcccaaaaacacaataaaacattattttattatttgttcttttctgatggtagagagaagaaaaaagcaggGCCTTTTGACCTTGTAGCAGGTTATCATCAGGCAGTCTGACTCGGAGCAGGGTGTAGTTGTATTTCCTtctctccctctgctcctccttctccctcaTGGCTTTAGTGCGAAGCATGGCGTTCTTCTCCACTAGCTCGCTcctgagaaacacacaaaggacGCAGCTCCTTCAGTACACTCTCTGACcgacagacactgagctaatgGCTGGAGGTATTTGACACGCCCAGGAAGCACATGAAACCGAGCAGCGCAAGAATCAATGAACAGATAACTCTTTACCGGAGGGGTGGGATGTAAAGAGCTAAAGAAAAGCACACAGACTTCTCCTGGGTCGGATCTATAAAACCGACCTGAGCTGTTGCTCCCTCTTGAGCTCCTCTGCCGTCAGGTTGTAGAACTCCGGCGGGAGCTCGAAGCGCTGGGCGTTAGGAGAAGGTCTGAACGCCTGAGGCTGCCGGTCCAGCTGGGCTCTGACCGGTTCTCCTCTCTGAAGGCGATCTCTCCGCTCCTTCATTAGCTCCAGAGCGTCAGGACTCTGCTCTGGTAACACCAggaactcctcttcctcctctgattGTCATTAAAGGTAAacgcaaaaagtaaaaataaagaacattgaTCTCTTGCTGATTAAATAGCCACAGCAGATATAATCATTAAAAGCAGGAAGATTCTCCCACCCTGGCCCTCGACAGGAAACGTAACGCTGACGAAGCCCAAAGCCTGCAGAAACTCCCGGCTGCCCTCAACGGGACGAACTTtctcctgaaaaaaacaaacaaacaaaggaattatttttttaaaacataagtatttcttaatattttgtCCTAAATAATCAGTCCAGAGCCACACGGTAATAAATCTTGGGTGGATGCTAGTTTCAAACTCACCTGGAACACCTTGTTGCTGACTTTAATCTTCCTGTATTTCTCCTCTGTGGGGTTCTTACATATATTGTCAACATACCtgttagcaaagaaaaaaaagaaagaggtttCATAAAATACAAGTAAATATAGACATTATTCTGTAAGAAAGGAGAAGCATGAAGCATTAACCTGTTATAAATGAAGTCTTACTTGCTTATGATGTCTACAGTAGCCTTCAccttctctctgtctttgttgAACGTGTGGATCATCATAACAGAAGCTTCAACCTCATCTTCCTCAAAGCGCTGTTGGCAGAAACACAGTAccagcaacagcagcaggatTACCTTTAATCTCACCTCAGTCATTATTCTGTCACTAAAGACTACACACATGTTCTGATTTGAACTAAAAATgagccagcagcagcttcctTAGAGACGTACCATTAAAATGGCCTCTTTGATGTGGACCTCCCTCTGACTTTTGGTCAACGTGGCTCCGGTGAGAGGACAGGTGAAATAAACGCCTGACACAGAGAGGCAGGCGGGATCTTTCACTTTGGATCCCTGGACATGAATCAAAGGTGTTACATTTATTGTCCAACGAGTAGAACGTTGAAGCTGCGCCGTCTGGGCGGCTCCTGTGTGAAGCGGCACATACCTCTGCTGCGGACGCCTTTTCCTTTTCAGCCACTGCAGCCGCCTCGGCCTCCAGTTCTCTTTTGACTTTGAGGAAATGCAAGGCAAAAGATGTTATCAGAAAGATAAGCCACTACACTAAGGCTTAGAAGATACCAGTGCACAGCAAAACAGATCATGACAGATACTCCTGGACCGGAAGTCCCTCTGTCTTTGAATCGTTTGCAGATTTTCTACAGTACATATTTCTATAAAGCtgtacattttgaaaaatgtttccattaGGTCTGCACAATATATTGAAAATGTATGTGTCTGTGAGCGCAACGTCAGTAATGCAAACTGCTGCAATAAATAACAGGCCGTTACATTTCACGTAcaatgcattcatgttctgcttgTTATTAATGGATTTGGATAATCAAACAGACTCACTGGCCTT
The Kryptolebias marmoratus isolate JLee-2015 linkage group LG24, ASM164957v2, whole genome shotgun sequence DNA segment above includes these coding regions:
- the ubxn6 gene encoding UBX domain-containing protein 6 — encoded protein: MKKFFEDIKKDIKFKSAGPGKKLTEDTSTKPEVQCSSSSKQNRHAPSEGAQRAGAAALARVEQKQRPKVHTSQDAIRNQVKRELEAEAAAVAEKEKASAAEGSKVKDPACLSVSGVYFTCPLTGATLTKSQREVHIKEAILMRFEEDEVEASVMMIHTFNKDREKVKATVDIISKYVDNICKNPTEEKYRKIKVSNKVFQEKVRPVEGSREFLQALGFVSVTFPVEGQEEEEEFLVLPEQSPDALELMKERRDRLQRGEPVRAQLDRQPQAFRPSPNAQRFELPPEFYNLTAEELKREQQLRSELVEKNAMLRTKAMREKEEQRERRKYNYTLLRVRLPDDNLLQGTFYAWDRLPALFEFVRASLVDGWQPFELIAPGGQKLQESEEVSLVESNLVPGALLTFAWDAAVQADIAAAGGKSPTLLKPELLETIRTLS